Below is a genomic region from Populus trichocarpa isolate Nisqually-1 chromosome 15, P.trichocarpa_v4.1, whole genome shotgun sequence.
ttcaattttatttcatttttttttaatccaatagcCACATGGCTAGACATTTCTAGGcatgtaaaacaaattaaactactCGATCTTGATTCGAGATCGACTCAATAAAATATGTGTTCGAGGTTGACCGTTAACTAAACAAATCAAGCttgatcataatttaatttaacatgttCTAAAAGCTCCTCATATTTTTCTACagtaatgaatattaaaatacaaagtttttttcactttaatcttcaaattttttgaggtttttttttttttaattttaaacttagtttttttaaaaaaaattattctttaatattaggtttacCAGgtattgaactttataatttattttgatttattttttatatagttatctcGGTTTCATAACTCAGGTTACGAGTTTTGCGGGGTGGTTGTGTTCActcgtgttattttttaattattttttttaattttattttttaatattgaattgattaaaaattaaactttataattattattatttttaatttttttttatagatttatcacgatttcataatctaaattacaagttatgagatcatgataattatttattattattattattattattattattattattattatccccTATTTCTcggttaaattttattaaatatattcatattttgGTTTGGatcatttatataatatattttttatagtttatggcTAATAGATGTACACCATAGTAGAAAAGAGcgaggaaaacaaaacataataagtgaaaaatttaattatttttttaatattaaccattataattatataaaaaacaaattaaaacaaattattaattttaaattctaataataatattatataaagactaaattaaaaaaaatcaataattaaaaaaaaaatcaccataaaaaaaaaaaaaaaaacatatttttcctTACTTTTTCTCCGAGTCTTCGTAGTGTCAGCAACGCGGCattgaagaaatgaaaagacaGGAAGGACCACATGCCTTTTGATCGTAAGCTTTCTGTAAGCGTTCTTCATGACCGACtgtcattgttttgttttgccttGGAAACTTCAAGTGAAGGCTCCTTTCTAATTAATGCGCAAAACTACTCCTTTCTTATTCTTAAGCTCAAGTACTTACCCCTTAATTTACATTAATTATTCATTTCTCAAGTAACAATGATTTACTGTTATAAAATTATACTGTCTAGATACCTTTCCAcgtttctttattattatatttattcattattattaagttcatttaaatctatatttttttaatgattttccaaATTTATAAGTATTTATATACATGTATCTATAGATAGAAATATTGTTGAGAGAATGAGacatacatatataattataaatttatatatacaaaataaaagtgTTGTCTTTATCCCCTAaccttcattatttttatatattttatttagtctttattaattatattgttttattattgtatatattttacaaagtaaattttgcttttaagttttttattacttatcatGGCAAAGCAGAACGTTCATAACTGGTTTTGGTATAAGctttgcatttatttattttttacttgcgTTCCAATTAAGCATCAATACTATGCTTTTTACAGAAGCTCAAAGGCTCAAACCCGACGTTCTGTGAAAGGCTGACAACCCTTTGTTCAGCTCCTCATCAATTCCATCAATCAATATTAACACCCGCTTTGATCTCTCTGTCCTTCCTCTTCCTCCGATCAAATATCGAAATCAACAATGGCTGATGCACTTGTATCCACAATCTTGGAGCAGATAATAACAATCGCTCGTCATCAGGTACTAATTAAACGTCGTTTAGTTATGCTTTCATGCATGCATGCCAAAGCTTTTCTCTATTCAAGAACTATTGTTTTCAGAACTATACGTGTTATCTTTTGTCAAAGattcttaattatatttcaGCAATTCGCAAATAGTTTTTTACTAATAGTTTTATCtgcgtttttattttttgaagcaaGATAAGAAAATTAAACGATCAAGATTATCATGAGAGTTATATTATGTGCTTTCCATATATCGTAAAATTGTGTttgattaatgttttaaataggagagataaaaatgtatttggttgaattaacaataaaataaatataaaataaatatttttagtgaataattttgaaataattttttatcattttaaaagttttttttttttgtctcaagaTAATAACCAAATGTTAGGATAAAATAtgttctaatatatatatagaaatctttgcttatttttctttataatctcgattttcaacctatttccatattaattatttcaatcgGCACTTCACTTTCATCAAACCATGTGTTACACATGCATACATAATAtgagattattgtaatttatttcttaaaaaagtttatacatAATTTTCCATTAGTGGtgtttgatgattttaaaattaatgtaagtAATGTGAAAAGGGAGCTCTTTTTCATTGATTTCCATTATCATGATTAATGGATTCCTCCCATTGAAAGCAATCTTGAATTTTCAAGTAGATAATTGACAAAAAGTAAATTGTATGtgattgattgaaaaattaacaagCTTCGAAGGGACAATTTgtaattaaacatataattaacaattaaagaatatataaagGTTTAGGctaatctaaaaaacaatacatacaGAAAGGATCAGAGCCATTAAAATACACACTAGCTATTATGTTATAAAATtgtcaaactaaaaatatcctttttatttgtattttgaaCAATGAATTCTTGCCCTATCCCTATATGTGCGTTTAAACCCTTCTTATCTCTCGAAATGCTAATccaaaaaattgagataaaagaattttgaagagttgagaccaaaaactcaattgtttatttttgaaatcttggGGATCCAATTGAGATAAAAGAATTTTCCGGGAACTCAATTGAGATTTGAGTTATAATTTGGGGACTACTGTTGAgatttaccaaaaaaattatttgttatgtaCATATATACCTCTTGTTGTTTCTATGCACTAAAGCTGCCTActcaaaagcaagaaaaattctTGACATATAtgatataagaagaaaaataaaaaaatcagaagtaATAATTGAAGATTtgtatgattttgaatttgttctgATGAAAAATTACATTGCAGGTAGAACATGAAGTGAAACTTGTTGTAGGCGTGGAGAAAGAAATTGAACAtctcaaaaacaatttccaagCTATCCGTGATGTCCTTGAAGACGCAGAGAGAAAACAGCTGAAGGATACTGCTGTAAAACATTGGCTGAACAACCTCAAAGATGTGTCTTATGATATGGATGATGTGTTGGATGAGTGGAGTACTGCAGTTCTGAAATGGGAAATGGAGGAAGCAGAAAATGCTTTAGCTCCAAAATCGGTGGTATTTTCCTTCCTGCGCTCCTGCTGCTTTTGTTTCCGTCGGGCGGAGCAAGCAGAAAATGCTTTAGCTCCAAAATCGGTGGTGTCTTCCTTCCTGTGCTCCTTCTGCTGTAGTTTCCGTCGGGTGGCTCGACGTCATGATATCGCCCATAAGATTATAGAAGTTGGTCAAAAACTGGAAGATATAGCCAAACGGAAAGCTATGTTTGGTTTTGAATTGCATAAGGCCATCGAAAAAGAACCCGACCGGCAAACCACTTCCTTTGTTGATGTATCTAGGGTGCACGGACGAGAAGATGAGAAGAAAAATGTGATCAGCAAGTTGTTGTGCGACAGCAGTCAAGAAGGAAGGAAAGTTCAAGTCATCTCCATTGTGGGAATGGGAGGGTTAGGGAAAACAACTCTTGCCCAACTAGCCTACAATGCTGATGAGATTAAGACTTATTTTGAGAAGAGAATATGGGTGTGTGTCTCACATCCTTTTGATGAGAACACGGTTGCGAAGGCCATAATTGAAGATCTTAGCGGGGCAGCTCCAAATTTAGTAGAGCTGGAACCACTTTGTAAAAGAATTTCTGAATCTATCGAGGGAAAGAAGTTCCTTCTTGTACTTGATGATGTGTGGGAAGATAATCCTAGAAAATGGGAGCCACTGAAAGAATCTCTCAAGTGTGGAGCCCCGGGAAGTCGAATCTTAGTGACTACTCGTAAGGATACAGTAGCAAAGATGATGGAATCTGATTATTCTTTGCTCCTTGGGAAGTTGACGGACGAGGAGTGCTGGTCGGTATTCAGTCAGGTAGCGTTCTATGGGAGAAGCCAGGATGCATGTGAAATGTTCACTGAGATTGGCAGGCAAATTGTATATAGGTGTAAGGGTTTGCCTCTTGCTGCGAAGACACTAGGAGGTCTCATGCAATCTAAAACAACTACAGAAGACTGGGacaatattttatctaatgaACTATGGGAAATAGAGGAGGTTGAAAAGGGCATATTTCCCCCTTTGCTTCTGAGTTATTATGATTTACCTGTTGCCATAAGAAGCTGTTTCACATACTGTGCCATGTTTCCTAAAGATCATGTGATGGAGAGagggaaattaattaaaatgtggATGGCACAAGGTTACCTCAAGGCATCACCGAGTAAAGAAATGGAGCTGGTTGGTAAGGGCTACTTCGAAATCTTAGCTACGCGTGCTTTCTTCCAGGATTTTCAAGAAACGGACGAGGACTCTATAAAGTTCAAGATGCATGACATAGTGCATGATTTCGCCCAGTTTTTGATGAAGGATGAATGCTTCACGGTGGAAACTGATGTTCTGAAGAGACAGAAAACTGAGTCTTTCTATGAAAGAGCTCGTCATGCAATTATGACAGTTTCCAATTGGGCACGATTCCCTCAGTCCATCTACAACGCAAGAAAACTCCGCAGCCTCCTGATCAGGTCTTTTAACGATACCGCAATCAGCAACCCGCTGCTGGAATTGCTCCGCAACTTGACGTATTTGAGGTTATTTGATTTGAGTGCATCTCAGATTGAAGGAATTTCAAGTGACGTGGGGAAATTGTTGCATCTGAGGTACCTCGATTTCTCTTACTGTAAATGGTTAAAGGAACTGCCTGAAACAATAtgtgatttatataatttgcaGTCCTTAGATCTTACTTGGTGTGTTGCTCTAAAGAAATTACCTCAAAAGATGAGAAAGCTCATCAGATTGAGGCATTTGGAGATATTCGGTTCAGGTGTAGCCTTCCTGCCGAGAGGAATAGAGGAATTAACTTCTCTTCGAACATTAACAAATTTCATTGTTAGTGGAGGTGGGGGTCAAAGTGGTGCAGCTAATCTTGGTGAATTGGGAAACTTAAGTCACCTTCGAGGGACTCTTTGGATAGAGAAACTTCTAAATGTCAGAGATGTGAACGAAGCCGTGAAAGCCgaaatcaagaagaagaagtaccTGATTGGTTTATATCTGCTGTTCAATAGAGATGAAACAGATCTGCGAGTTGACGAGAATGCTTTAGTTGAAGCTTTGCAACCACCATCAAACTTGCAAGTTTTATGCATATCTGAATTCAGAGGGACCTTGTTACCGAAATGGATCATGTCGTTAACCAAATTAAGGGGGCTTGATATCTCTCACTGTGGAAGCTTCGAGGTTCTGCCTCCTTTCGGAAGATTACCATACCTTGAGAAACTAAAAATAGGTGTGAAAACAAGAAAGTTGGATGTTGGATTTTTAGGATTAGGACCTGTTAACAATGGCAGTGAAGGTATatcaaagaaaggagaaaacgGAGAAATGGCGCCGGTTTCTGCTTTCCCGAAGCTGAAAGAACTCTTTATCTGGAAAATGGAAGAGTTGGAAGGGTGGGACGGAATTGGAATGGGCTTGGGAGAAAAAGATACAAGGACAGCAATAATGCCACAACTTCGAGAATTAGAAGTCAAGGGCTGTCCCAAGTTGAAAGCACTGCCAGACTATGTTCTTACAGCACCACTAGTGGAATTGAGGATGAATGAATGCCCCCTTCTTTCAGAACGTTACGAGGAGGAGAAGGGTGAAGACTGGCACAAGATTTCTCACATCTCAGAAATCGAAATTAATTACCAGCGTAGTAAGAGACCACCACGGAAGTCTTAGGTTCTGCCGATGATACAGAGCAACAGGAAAGTTCTTCTACCCCTCACACTCCTTAAGTGTCAAAGATCATCATCAGGTATTTaactatattttgttttcatagaGAAAAACTCTGAGCAAAAGATGCTGCTTTCACTTAATAAAATTTCTGATTCTTTTAGTAAGGACGTTCCTGCCTTGGCTTTCGCTTATGACCCGtttctgattttctttcttgtttactTGACAGCCTTACGGTATTGGTAGATACTTGATCATTGGCCCTGAGGTGGTTCTCTCATAATCGAGATGATTTGGTTTCTATCTTCGTTTGTCAGTTGGATTCACAAACTTTTGAATTCAAGTTCTGTAAATTTGTTTGGATCTGTTGTTGGTTTGGACAATACTGATGTATGCTTGTTGtctgataatatttattactaTGGTTGGATATTCATTATATGGCTGTTTATAGGCTGATTATCTAATAATCTAAGACCAAGGCGTGCTGATGTTATCATAATCCGGTTTATCAGATCATTGGTATGGATATTGGACAGGCTATCAACCCTACACAATCATTTGTAAGCTCCAGATGCTCCTGTTTCAAACATGGTAATGTAGAGAGCCATGGATGAGAAGAAGTTTCTTTAAATTTGCAGCTAAGATTGTTGCTGATAAATTTTTCTGTGAGGagacttttaaaaaattgtcaagATTTGGCAATTGAAAAGTAGTGTGATTTGTTTgatctaaaattcaaaattttagggttttttattttattttagaagaaCACTTAATAAACATTATAAGAAGATCACAATGAACAAGTttattaactcaaaaaaaaccctaaattgttttaaaaaacagaaaaatgaatTAGTGATTTAAGTAGATTAGACTGAAGAAATCTCATTTAAATATTCGTCAAAGGGTGTGCATATTTATGCCCccgtgcttttttttaaaaaaattattattattttttgaaaaaatttatgatgtttttatttttatttttaatatctcaatgttataaataaaaaatattattttaatatatttttaaataaaaaaaacaatttaaatttatgtattaataaatacaTAAGCACTGCACATGCTTACGATCTAGAAAAAAAGTAAGAacaacaaggaaaaataaataaattcaaactttGATGTTCTGAAGCATCTTGAAAGGTCTTAATACCATACTTGTAATCATTTGACCCCCTTAATTTAAGTTGAAAGCAACATAGTTTAAAGTGCCAATTGATTTTAACCAGATTTATATATATCCATAACCACTAATAATTATGTAAGAACAcaaattttatgtaaaaatatttgattgaataaaaatactcttaaatctatcatttttttttatcatttttgtttccAAGAACTTTTCAGCAATAATAGTATAAGGGTAACAATACAGTTACTCAGCAATGATGCTTAACCGACAAATTTAactatgtatatttttatttaaatttttatgagtGCTgtggtgatttatttttaaattatttttatttaaaaaaattatttttgatgttgacatatcaaaataattttaaaaaatcaaaatcaaattaatttaaaaaaaatcaaaatgtttagTATTATGTACCTTTTTATCATTAGCTTTATATGAGCGTTGATCATGACCGAACCGAATGTGTGCAACATTTTATTCCTTATAATTTATCTTACTGACTGTAATTCTTCAAGTTTACAGATACATTAATATAAAGAGGTATAAATATCAGTTTGATATtagtaaaaatcaatttaaaaaataatttttttttctttaatttttctttacaaaatctTAGTTtacattcataaaaaacaaaacaaaaattcttaagAAACTTATAAAAACTGTTGTTTATAAGTTTCAAGGTTTtattatattctaaaaatatattgttttaaccctgtaataaatataataaaaacaattaatatcttaaaaataataatctttatgctaaaattgtatttattaaacCCACTGGATTGGCACTTCCactaaaatattaatagaaactaaaaaacCTATTAGTTGGctactatttatataaacaatgaatctctcttcttccttttttttttaatttttaaaccccttttcaattatattcttttacagtttaattatatgaaattagaagaaaaaacttaaGTTCAGACACTGTTCATTCATATGAGCAGTTAACCTCATGTCTAGTTGTCCACTAATTAGATTATACCAATTTCACCTTCACGACTAATACTGTCGATATATTTGCACAACTCATTGTGTCCGCTGACACGGGAGTGGACTGTGGACGGTAAAAAGATTGTTTTTAGAATCGCTGTCAAATtgcatataattttatatatatatatatatatatatatatatatatatatatatatatatatatatatatcaaagatAATTATATTGTACTGTATTCAACATAAATtccttatatttcttttaaaagtcatggtttttttttatgagaaaagagaaattagGTAAGTTTGAAATGATTACTTTAACATTTATATTACTTAGTATTTATATTAACTTAAGTTAATAGATgtgtattaatattaagaatcCATTAATTCACTGAGACCTAATCAAATCCAATATAATATGGTGCAATTCACAATTTCTTTGTGAATTAATTTTCAGTtatcatttataaaatcatCATTAAATCATCTATTAATATCTCTTGCATTTTGCATTTTCTAACCAAAATACTTaagtctatatataaaaaaaactactaaccATGAGGACTAGTTATAAACTAGTATATTCGTCCACACTATATTGCTCgttggattatttttaaaaaaacttgaaaagaatTGTTAAAATCTagtatgaagatttttttgtcaatatcattaaattcaatCAAACGGTTTGATCTTGAAACCTGCAAACACGGCTCCTTACCTAGCTCAAGTTTCCAATTAAATCGCGTGAGAGCTTACCCaaaatgaatcaattaatttaatgggTCTAAAGACAACTTGGATGACTGGTAAAAATATgacataactttttaaaaaaatttaagatgtcaatttctttaaaaaatatattgagaagATACCATATTGAATCGACCTTAGTCACCCTGTGACCTGAGTCATGAACTTCaatggatttaataactttgttatttttgtaaattatttttatttaattttatgataaaaatagatgcttGCAAAATCAAGTACTAACCCTACAAAAAACATTTATCTGAGATCGTGACAACCTTATAGAAAGTAGacaaaaataaaccatgaattcCATTTCCtaaccaatctaatattgaagaagagtgaaataaaaaaacaattaaaaaaattaaaggactaaaaactataaaacaaatcagGTTTGATGGGTAAACTCGCCAAACCCGTGAATCGGGTAACTGGGGTCAACATGTTAAATTTGCAAACTAGGTAATGGACTATATTGgcattaataacttgtttttttttttaactattgtttatttaactatatgacaacaaaaatagagtatCGCAAAATCGAGTGTCAAACCAATATTCAgactttttttaagattatgataatctcatagaaagcaaaacaaaacaaattatgaaactcaatcctCAATCTGTTCAATATCAtatgatgaaatcgaaaaaaaaatgaatttaaaacaaaagaaaaggagaaaagttaAACTCGCCAAACTCGCGAATAGACTCATgaactttctaaaatttaaaaacatgtttttttgtcaaaataatttttttaactatatgataaaaaaatagatgattacATAAtcgagttcaattaaaaaaaaatcctttgctAAACTTGCAAACTGAGGCAACTAAGGTTACCTCGTCAAACTTGCAAACTAGGTCATTAACTCTACAAAGTTTAAttacctagttttttttttggaaattactttttatttaaataatattttttaaaaatagaccaTATTgcgattttgaaatatttttctgataccaatttgatgttgtgatatttttttgataccgtaataaccatataaaaggaaaattaaaacaaattattaactcTAAATCCCaataaacacataatataagaacataatattaaaaaaaaatcaataaccaaagaaaaaaaaaggtcaaagtgcaaaaaaaaaaaaaaaacacataatgaATTCCTATTGTA
It encodes:
- the LOC7476720 gene encoding disease resistance protein RGA2, which codes for MADALVSTILEQIITIARHQVEHEVKLVVGVEKEIEHLKNNFQAIRDVLEDAERKQLKDTAVKHWLNNLKDVSYDMDDVLDEWSTAVLKWEMEEAENALAPKSVVFSFLRSCCFCFRRAEQAENALAPKSVVSSFLCSFCCSFRRVARRHDIAHKIIEVGQKLEDIAKRKAMFGFELHKAIEKEPDRQTTSFVDVSRVHGREDEKKNVISKLLCDSSQEGRKVQVISIVGMGGLGKTTLAQLAYNADEIKTYFEKRIWVCVSHPFDENTVAKAIIEDLSGAAPNLVELEPLCKRISESIEGKKFLLVLDDVWEDNPRKWEPLKESLKCGAPGSRILVTTRKDTVAKMMESDYSLLLGKLTDEECWSVFSQVAFYGRSQDACEMFTEIGRQIVYRCKGLPLAAKTLGGLMQSKTTTEDWDNILSNELWEIEEVEKGIFPPLLLSYYDLPVAIRSCFTYCAMFPKDHVMERGKLIKMWMAQGYLKASPSKEMELVGKGYFEILATRAFFQDFQETDEDSIKFKMHDIVHDFAQFLMKDECFTVETDVLKRQKTESFYERARHAIMTVSNWARFPQSIYNARKLRSLLIRSFNDTAISNPLLELLRNLTYLRLFDLSASQIEGISSDVGKLLHLRYLDFSYCKWLKELPETICDLYNLQSLDLTWCVALKKLPQKMRKLIRLRHLEIFGSGVAFLPRGIEELTSLRTLTNFIVSGGGGQSGAANLGELGNLSHLRGTLWIEKLLNVRDVNEAVKAEIKKKKYLIGLYLLFNRDETDLRVDENALVEALQPPSNLQVLCISEFRGTLLPKWIMSLTKLRGLDISHCGSFEVLPPFGRLPYLEKLKIGVKTRKLDVGFLGLGPVNNGSEGISKKGENGEMAPVSAFPKLKELFIWKMEELEGWDGIGMGLGEKDTRTAIMPQLRELEVKGCPKLKALPDYVLTAPLVELRMNECPLLSERYEEEKGEDWHKISHISEIEINYQRSKRPPRKS